From the genome of Marinicella rhabdoformis:
TCTTGATTTGTGATGTTGGGCTTCGCGTTGCTCAGCCCAACCTACCTTGCTCAAATGCAGAATTGTATTTCTTCTTAGATTGCGGAAAGAATAGAAGCTTTATGTCTCCTCTAGCCTACCATGCGAATAAGTTTAAGCTGGAGGAAGGCTATTTAAGTGATGCTACTAAGGAAATCATAGATATGTCGATGGATTATCTCGATGTCAAGGACCCAAAAACGGGGCAGTCATTTTTAGATATCGCTAGAGAGAATTTAAAAATTTCCAGAGAATTAAAAAAAAATATAGAAGCTGGAGCTTATAAGAAATTGCTGTTGTATGTTGGTGAGTTGAGAAATGAGAACGTTATATCTGAGAGATAAAAGAGATTGAGACAATCGACCCTTTATGAATACAAGCTAAAAAAGAAGATAAAACCATGAACAATCCATTAAACAACTTATTGATTATTTTAACACTCATTGTGAGTTATTTAGCGTCTGCTCAAAGTCCTGCTGAATTCTTCAAAACCGATATTGGTGCTGAGTACAAAATATGTTGTGGCAATATAGATAATCGAAATCAGCACATTAATTCATGCTTCAATGCTGAAGAATACAGTTTTTACCAAAAGGCATTGGAGAAAAAAGCCACCATTAAACCGACTATCAGCAACCAATGCATGGCTAATTTTCAATCTGTAAACCCACAGATTTCAAGCCTGCAAACTCTATCGAAAACTTTGCAGAAACTCACTGACGACGAACTCGCGCGGAAGCGGAAAGAGGTTAATGAGCAATATAATAGTGTTGCGAAGAGGGTTATGTGTCAGAGTAGTGGGCTTGGAAGCCTTAGTGGGTATAACCGAAATATAAAGAAGGCTACGAAAAAAAATGCAATAGAAGGTGGGGAGAGTTATTCCAAATCAGAGCTTTATTTCTTTTTAGAGTGTGGTGAAGCGAATGACTATATGTCACCTCTTGCTTATCACGCAAATCATCTTAAGTTAGAAGACGGAAAGCTAAGCCCAATGACGAAAGAAATTATAGATTCGTCGATGGAATATATTGATGTAAAGGACCCTGTCTCCGAACTGTCCTTTTTAGATATCGCGAGAAGAAACCTTCAGGCTTCACGGGAAATGAATAACTCTCGAATGGTAGGGTTGTATGAGGATGTATTACGATATGTTGAAATAAGAAAAGATGCAAATATAATAGCTGAGAGATAAAAGAGATTGAGACAATCGACCCTTTATGAATACAAGCTAAAAAAGAAGAAAAATCCATGAACAATCCATTAAACAACCTATTGATTATTTTAACACTCATTGTGAGTTATTTAGCGTCTGCTCAAAGTCCTGCTGAATTCTTCAAAACCGATATTGGAGCTGTAATACAGGACAGGCATTCAATGAGAGGTTGAATTAGATTTTCCAGCTTCAATTTCTGTTCAAAATTCGATTGATATTTGGGTTTTGAGGAAGTTTTACGAGTAAAAAGTTTGGAAAGGTGAAGATAAGTTGATTTTCAGTTATTTTGCCATATTCAAGCCGAGTGGAAGGGGTTCACAGAAGTGAATGATTAGATTTAAATTGTTGAATTGAAGCTATTCCAGTGCAGGAACTAATTTAAAACCCAGCTTCCATTTAGTTTTAGTTTTGGCAGCAAACTCTTTAAGTTGGGTAGCTGTTCCAACAGTAGTGAATCCGATTGATTTAAACCCTTTTAATTCTTCTAACCACGTGTCAGGATTGATGCCTAATTGGTCGATTGTCTTGGCAGAATCCTTGGCTATAAAACAGCGCTTATCGTCCCTGACACACCGTCCAGATTCATCAACCAAATCTATGTAACTAGACAGATAGTAAGGCAGATCATTTTCACCATTACCGAAGTTAGAAAGCCATGTTGATTTATTGCTAATTCGCTCCTGAATTGATGTGAACTCAGAATCACCTAATGCCTTAGCGATTCCTGCACGAATTGGATTTAAATCTACGTATGCCATACAAGTCAAAAGAGCTCTCTCGTCAAGCAGCGCTTGGCATTTGAAACGACTTTCCCAGAAATGTCCTGTGCAGTTATCTTCTTCGTTTGCCATTCGGGCAATGAATTCATTTATTGACTTCATATACCAAGATACTGACATCAATCTATTGCGGAACTCATTAACGTATTCTTTCACTCTGTGAAGCTCAGCTTCAGTCTCTATTTCACCTTTCAAATACTTATCACAAAGGACAGGTAAAGAGTACAAACTTTGCCACGTCATCAACACACGATTTGCTGGCCATTCTGTTGTATCACCAACACGCAAAACAATGTGAAAATGATTCGACATAATGGCATAAGAACAGACATCAATGCCGAAGACAGAAGTGACAAATTTAATACGATTAATGAGCCACTGGCGACGGTGCTCAAAGCACTTGCCAGTAACCACATCTTCACCGCATAAAAAGGCACGTCGAACACATCTTGATATGACGTGATAGAAGCGGGTTTCTTCAAGGCAGATTTGTTGTTCACGAGCTACAGTCATGATATTTCTCCAATAAAAACATCATTTTCAGGCTTTGAACAAATAATTGCCGCCCATAATCTCAACACGATTTGTAGTAAATTCACTACAACGAGTTAAAGTGGTGCATGTCCATGCTTAGCTTTTCTTACCATAGCTATGGTTGGTTTCAATGGCAGTTTGCTTGACTATTTTGAGCATTTTTTGTTTTTCTTCTGAAATGGGCTTTTCTTTGATTTGATCATAGTATGTGCTGGTAGCCATGTTAAATGTGCAACATAGCTCTTTAATACTGTATTNTGGGCCTGATGGCAACAACCTTAGCCGCTTTCATGAGACTGGCTGCTTTGTATTTTCCAACATGAAATCCTTCATTGTTTAATTGTTTTTTCATCCTGCGCTTACCATAGCTATGGTTGGTTTCAATGGCA
Proteins encoded in this window:
- a CDS encoding transposase, whose product is MTVAREQQICLEETRFYHVISRCVRRAFLCGEDVVTGKCFEHRRQWLINRIKFVTSVFGIDVCSYAIMSNHFHIVLRVGDTTEWPANRVLMTWQSLYSLPVLCDKYLKGEIETEAELHRVKEYVNEFRNRLMSVSWYMKSINEFIARMANEEDNCTGHFWESRFKCQALLDERALLTCMAYVDLNPIRAGIAKALGDSEFTSIQERISNKSTWLSNFGNGENDLPYYLSSYIDLVDESGRCVRDDKRCFIAKDSAKTIDQLGINPDTWLEELKGFKSIGFTTVGTATQLKEFAAKTKTKWKLGFKLVPALE